In a genomic window of Halobiforma lacisalsi AJ5:
- a CDS encoding flagellin encodes MGFSTSGAVAVILIGVLIAVSAVVPTLFEVTAATGDAFSGQNEQFRDQQNTAITVESFTYDSDADVSTVRVTNDGATALSVAETDVVVNGAYYHVEGNDDRTAVIRDGEERPDSDVWTPGTVLEITIDNADLEAEYEVTGDGDSVRITTENGIADRLEVGGGGS; translated from the coding sequence ATGGGGTTCAGTACGAGCGGCGCTGTCGCGGTCATCCTGATCGGCGTACTCATCGCCGTCAGCGCCGTCGTTCCGACCCTCTTCGAGGTCACCGCCGCGACCGGTGACGCGTTCTCCGGACAGAACGAACAGTTCCGGGACCAGCAAAACACCGCGATCACCGTCGAGTCGTTCACGTACGATAGCGACGCGGACGTCTCGACCGTCCGAGTCACCAACGACGGTGCGACCGCACTGTCGGTCGCCGAGACCGACGTCGTCGTCAACGGCGCGTACTACCACGTGGAAGGCAACGACGACCGGACGGCGGTGATCCGCGACGGCGAGGAGCGTCCCGACAGCGACGTCTGGACGCCGGGAACTGTCCTCGAGATCACCATCGACAACGCGGACCTCGAGGCCGAGTACGAGGTTACCGGCGACGGCGACAGCGTCCGGATCACGACCGAGAACGGGATCGCCGACCGACTCGAGGTCGGCGGAGGTGGGAGCTAG